CTGGGTGCCACCTCCGTCACCGTCAGTTCCGGAATCCTGTTGTTGTACGTCGAGACAGCCCGCAAACGCCGCAATAGCGCTCGCACCACCGATGTGCTTCAACACGTCTCTGCGATTCATTGTCATGCGTGAATATTAGATGAAACAGTTTTTCACACCTTAAATCCTTCGGAGATCACACGTCATATTGTCATCGTAAGGGCGTTGTGGAGCGGCCGGTCTTGACTGCGATCGTGCTGGGACTGACGTCGGTTGCATCGGTCGCACGAGGTCGAATGAGAAGAAAGACTATGAAATCATACTTCCCAAATTCATCGAATGGGGCAAGAGCTATATTCTATCATCCGTAGCCTTTGGCAGATGGCAACAGTAACGCTCGATTCATTGCGAAAGGAGTTCGACAGTGGGCGCATTGTCGCGGTTGAGGACCTTTCTTTGCAGGTCGAAGACGGCGAGTTCGTCACGGTCGTCGGGCCGTCAGGCTGTGGAAAATCGACAACACTTCGGATGATTGCAGGATTAGAACAGCCGACATCTGGACGGGTGCTGATCGGCGATACGGATGTCACCGAGACGTCCGCGCGTCACCGTGATGTGGCGATGGTGTTTCAAAATTACGCGCTCTACCCTCACAAGACAGTCCGGCAAAACATGGCGTTTGGTCTGCGGATGAGCACAGATCTCGATACGGACGAGCGAAACGAGAAAGTCGACGAAACAGCGGCGATGATGGGGATCGAGGAGCTCCTCGAAGATCGGCCATCGGAACTCTCTGGTGGACAGAAACAGCGGGTCGCACTCGGGCGTGCGATCGTTCGTGAGCCAGACGTGTTCTTATTCGATGAACCGCTGAGCAACCTCGATGCAAAGCTACGGACGACCATGCGCACCGAGATCCAACGCTTACAGGAGGAGCTCGGGACCACGGCTATCTACGTGACCCACGACCAGGAGGAGGCGATGACGATGGGCGACCGTCTTGCGATCATGAACAACGGCATCCTCCAGCAAACCGGCGCACCAACGGATGTGTACGTGCGTCCGAAAAACGAGTTCGTCGGTGGCTTCGTCGGCTCGCCGTCGATGAACATGCTCGATGTGAGTATCGAGCGGGTATCGGACGGAATCTCTCTCATCTGCGAGGAGCAGTTCGAGTACACACTGAACGGCGAATCCGCACACCAGATCGCTCAGACAGACCTATCGACGGCCAGACTCGGCATCCGTCCCGAGAACGTCACTGTTGTCGAGGATGGAATCGAGACGACGGTCGAGGTTGTCGAACCTGTCGGGAGTGATAACTATCTGTATTTGGACCTCGGGCCGGAGTTCATTGCTCGAGTTGACGCCGGAATCGAGCCAGAGATGGGTGATGTGATTGACGTGACGTTCGACGAGTCAGACGTTCACCTGTTCGATACAAGTGGTGAATCGCTGTTAACGGAAGCCACCCTGACAGCCTGAGGCTTACCCGTCTGCCGTCACTGGCTGTTCTTCGAGCAGATCGTACTCGTCCATCAGGGCGATTGTTGCTGTTCGCAGCGCGTGTGGCCACCCGAGCGGCGTCGCGCTGTCGGGTGTGCCGTCGTCGAAGACCTGCTCAGGGAGGTACCCGGTGTCGAGTGAGAGTGGTCCGCTTGGGAGAATGAGCGCGAGAAGCTCCCGTGCCGTTTCTGCTAGACGATCTGCGCGCTCGTCTCCATGGTCTGTGAGCACTGCGGCGAGTGACGCAGCGGCGTGGGCGCCCCACGCTGTCGACACGGTCCATATTTTTTCGTGTGGCTGCTCGCGCTGTCGCCACCGATCTCCCTCGTACCGGACAAGCCCGGAGACAGCGCTTCCATCGTGCCACAGTTCGTCGATAACTTGTTCGACGTGCGAAACGAGTCGGTCGAGTCGATCTGCGTCTATATCTCCGATTCGGGCGTACGCTCGGTGGGCGTTTGCGAGGGCAAGCGTGGCCGAATCACAGCGTTCATCGAGTGTGCCCCGCTTTTCGTGTCCGTCACCATACTCACGCAGCGCGTAGATACCGCGCTCGTCGACCCAGAGATCGTCTATCGCTTCATACACCGTGTCCGCACGCTCTGTTGCGCGCTCAGTGAGATCGGCGGTGTTGCTCGCGGCCGACGCCGCGTACGCCTCCAGAAAGACAGCAGCGGTGTGCCCAAAGCGTCCGGACATGTCCTCCCACGCGTTCTGGCACGTGACCGGTCGGCCGTCGTCTGCAAGCGCATCGTCGAGTCCGTCGAGTGCGCGCTCTAATACGTCACCCCGATCGGTACACTGGCCGATGAACGCCGTAACGCTCGCCGTTTGATCGGCTTGATACTCGTTGCCGATACCTTCTATCCGACTGTTGGCCCATCCGGGAGCCAACGTGGTGTCGAACGACCAGACGCGGTGGGGCCACGAACCATCGTCGAGTTGTGTCTCTGCGTAGGCAGCGCCACTGCGGGTGTGCCAATCACCGAGTCCGAGATCGAACTGTCGGTCTGCATCGAAGAGAAACCGCGATATCTCGGCATCGTCGCGGAACCACGAGTAGCCATACCCGCCCGAATGTGCGTAGTAGGGGTCGAACTCTGGACCGGCGATGCGCAGACCCGACCGGCCAGTCAGCAGTGAGAGAACACGGAGGTCGGTCGCGATCGCGTCTGCGTGAGGAAGGTCGGAACTGACCGATCGCTCGGTTTGCTTTTTTGCTGCGTGTTCGAGCGCACCACCGTCGTACGCCGTGGCCGTCCGGACGGTATCGAGCGCCGCTTTTCGTGATTTCGTCGCCCGTGTTGTCAGCAACGTCGTCACCGTCGCTTTTCCCTCAGACGTTGGAATGACACAGAGACTATCGCCGCTCAACAGATCCTCATCATACGATTTCTCCGGCTCTGCTCGCGGGTATTCAGTGGGCGTCTCATCGAGAAGCTCCGCGAAGCCACCGAAGGCAGACCCACGAACCCTCTCGAAACCGGTTGCGCTCGCGAGGTAGTCGGTTTCCGAGGCGTGATACACCTCGATCGCATCGTCGTGGTGCAGTTGTCCGATGCGCGTGTTCCGACCATCTGGCGCGAATCCGATGACAGCCACCAGCGCAAGCGAGGCGTCTGCTCCGTTCGTATCAAAATGGGTGACGTGGATATTCTCGAGCGTGAGATCGTACTGCGTTACTGTGCCGTACTCCGTTTCGTGATCAGTCACAACGAGCGCAGTGTCTTCGTGATACCGTTGGCGATTGCTCTGTGTGTCGAACCACGCTGTCTGAGATTCCAGTTCCTCAACGCTGGAATCGACAGGCCGAACACCGAACCGAGATCGGGCGATTCCGGTCAATCCAAACACTGGATAGCTGAAATCCCGGATCGATCCATCCTCGTCAACGTGAATGAGACGCCCATCGTAGCCGGAAAAGCGACCCGTTCGTGTTCGCCGCTCACCCGGAAATCGCGTGCGGTCATCTCGATGGCGCTTGTAGTCGTCTAGCGCATCACGTAGTTGCATTGAGAAGGCGTTCGACTTCAGGCGATAATAAATTTGGTGTAATTGTTTTTCACACACTCATTCAAAAGCGAAACGGTCAAAGGTGACACTCGCAACCGTGCGTGTATGCATCACCCGGGGCCCCCCCGATTTCTCCACGTCGGTGAGTCGATCGAACTGGCACCGCGCTCTCCTGACGTGTCAGGGACGTACGCGTGGCGAGTTGTCGATAAGCCAGACGGGAGCACAGTGACAGTCGAGGACAGAGAGGAACGGAGTTCCTCAGGCAGCCAGACACAGTCTGGCGACAGAGAGAGGCCGAAGGCCCCTCAAGCAGCCGGCACAGCCGGCGACATCACCGAGCAAAGCTCGGTTAGCAGCCAGACACAGTCTGGCGACTGCGCGGTTGTCCATTTCACGCCGGACGTTTCAGGTGTGTACCGTGTTGAACTTGCTGCCCCCGACGGGACACACACCCAGACGATACGCGCGTTTCCGGATCCACGCCGCGAGGCTCGCTTCAGCGTGGCCGCTGAGGATGTCGATATAGATCGTGCTGCCGTCGATCATGTCGCTGTTATCGGTCAGTTCAATGATTTCACGATGGGAACCCACCGAGCGGAGTGGCGCGGGGACGAGTGGGTTCTCGACACGATGCTCCCACCGGGGACACACGAGGCTATTTTTGCACTTGATGACGAGTTCGACCCATACGCCACGAGTAAGATCACTGTCGAGGGCGCTGGGCGACCCCGCGTTCGTCTCGATGGACACCGCGAGGGAAGTGATGTCGTCGTTACCGCGACAGCACAGGCTGCACCGGAAGGGAGCGATCCAAGCGTCGAGTTTTATCTCGATGACCGTACTTCCCTCACGGCTTCGAATGTCGTCATTCAGGACGATACGCTTCGTGTGTCGGTCGATTCGCTCTCGGAACTGACGCGCATCCACGCCGTCCCCGTCGCAGAACAGCACGGCATCGCGGATACGCTCGCGCTCTGTCCCAAAGGCGGAGGTGAGTTCTCGTTCGAACGTCCGGCCGATCCACCAGCGTGGGTGGAATCGGCCACCATCTACGAGATCTTCGTTCGCACGTTCGCCGGCACGGCCGAGACGACGTTCGAAGCGATCGAACGCCGCGTTCCGTATCTCGAATCGCTCGGCATTGATGTCGTTTGGTTCACCCCGGTCTGTGAGAGCCCAACTAAACATGGCTATCACATCACTGACCTGTTCGAGACGGCTTCGGATCTCGGCACCCACGATGAGTTCGTGTCGTTGATCGACCGGCTCCACGAGTCCGACATCAAGGTCATCTTCGATCTCGTTATCAACCACACTTCACGGGATCATCCTGCCTTCCACCTCCACCGGGCGGACGTTCCGGCGTACGCCGATCACTACGAACGCATTCCTACCACGCAGGACACGACAGAGATCGAGTGGGCTGGCGATGATGCTCCCGGTCACTACTTCACGTGGACGAGGATTCCGAACGTGAATTACGATTCTCTTGCTGTCCGCGAGTGGATGCTCGACGTGATCGATCACTGGGCACCACTCGTCGATGGCTTTCGGTGTGATGTGGCATGGGGCGTCCCCCACGGCTTCTGGAAGGAAGTCCGCGAGCGCATGAAAGCGCGTGACCCCGACTTCGTACTGTTGGACGAGACTGTTCCTCGTGACGCTGCCTTCCGTGAAAACGAGTTCGACCTCCACTACGACACCGATCTGTACAGCACACTACGTGATATTGGTACTGGTGAGAAACCAGCAACTGCCCTGTTCGATGCGCTCTGTGCGTCCCAGCGTCACGGCTATCCCGACGAGGCGAATCACATGCGCTACATCGAAAACCACGACGAGGAACGCTATGCGACCGCATGCGAGGCTGGTAGCCTGCGACCCGCCGTGGCCGCGACGTTCACGCTGCCCGGCGTGCCGATGATATACTCCGGGCAGGAACGCGGTGTCCCGGAGCAACGCGGACCGATGCGATGGTACGACGGTGACGCCGATCTGACCGCGTTCCACCGTCGGCTCATCGAACTCCGTTCCGAACAGCCGGCTCTCCGTGGAACCGGTGTCGAACCCGTCGAATGCAACACTGAGACCGGCGATTCCGACCGAGTCGTTGCGTACAAGCGTGCGAGTCAGAACGAGACGCGCATCGTCGTCCTGAATTTCGGAGCCATCCCGGTGACGGTGGCACTCGATCGAACCATCGAACCCGTGAACCTACTCGACGGGACGGACGTGAGCTGTGATGCTGGCGTTCGAATCGACGACGTGGGTGTCTTTCGAACTCGTTGAGTAATCCGGCATAAGACACTCTCTATCGATCGAAACAGTCTGATTCGAGGATGAACTCCCTATCCGATGGATTAATATTTCAGCAGCGGAACCTGTGAATATCATGGGAGATACACGTGGCCCGGATGCACCGAGCCGAGAGACCTCCCAGGAACGGTCCCCATTCGGTAACGAACTCATGCGGCTCAAACGTCGAGGGTGCTGTATCCTCGTAACAGGTCGGAGCAGCGTCCACGTTCGTGCTGCCCAATCCCGCCAGCTGTTCGGTGCTGTCGACGAACCTCGACGGCGCATACTGACCCTCATCGATGCGACCCCCTCGGAAACGTCCCAGTACTTTCCGGACGGTATCACACAGTCACACTCGGATGTGACTGTGCTCGACTACACCGAAACCGTACAGGACACGACGAGGGTTGCGGGTAAGTCACGGTCGCAGTCATCGTCATCTCAGTCGGATGACCCTTCGATGACTGGACTCGGCGCAACGCTCTGTGATCCGATCGGAGCTGCTATTCGGAACGAACAAACGGAGCCTGGCGAACTTCGAGTCGGTGTCGCAACGCTCGATGCAATCGTTGTCTCCGATGGTCGTTCGGCAACGCGTGCGTTCGTCGAAGCAGTGCGTGCTGACATTTTAGCCGCGAACGGAATGGGGCACTTTCATCTTCCTGGCTCGGTTGATCCCGAAACACTCGACGCACTGGCTCCTGTCATCGATATCCACCTCGAACTCCGAGAATCTCGACCCCACATCCCCGAACATCGCTGGCACCTGCTTGATACGGACCGCTCGACTGACTGGATCCCACTCTAACATGTGTACTTCATCCCATACCACGGCTGTGCGCGTCGAATCACAGTCCGGAGAACATCCTGCTCTTGCTCTGATTGATGATATTCAGGGTGTGAGCGCCCGGCTGTCAACCAGCTCCGTCTGTCACCCGACACGCTGTTCGACTGACTCATTTCTTTTCCCTGTCGATACGGCTTACGAGCTCTCTCCAACCGTCTTCTGGACGCATCAGCTCAATCCGATCATGGTGCGAAATCGGGAGAACACCTTCAACACCGATATCACGAACCGCGAAACTGCGGATCTTCCGTACGGGAGCTACTCTGTCGATCTCTGCTCGCTCGGACTGAAGGTGTATCTCTCCGTTCAGGGTGAAATAGAGATCATTCCTGACGAGGATCGAGGTCGTGTGATCGACTGTTCGACCGCCGAATCGGTGCGGATTGGGGTGCGCTCGTTCCACGAATCTCCATCCGGGACGGTGACGACGACCGACCAACCCCGCGACGTGATGCGCGCGCTCTCCTGTCTCGGATCAGCACTCAAGACCACTACCTGTGAACGGTCCTATCCGACGCTGCGAGGACATCCCCCACTGATCGAACGCGGCGAACGGTTTCAAGCTCCATCGGGTCTCGAACGGACTGACGAGACGGCAAGCGTTCGTATCGAGGTACCACCGACGCTCGAATCGCTCTATCCGCTCGCACCGCTTGCGTACTATCTGAACGCTGTCGTTCGACCCGGCGAGACGCCCCGTCTCGTTGCTGGCGATGCCACCTACTCTCTCGATCGGGGCGCGGGCATGGAGTCCGGAGTGGCTCAAATCCTCAAACACATCTTCACGCTCGATTGCATTACTCGGACAGAGGGTCTCTATCCGCTCTCCCTCGGCGAGCGTGAGGTTTTCGAAACCCATCTCGAAGATGCCGGATACGACGAGATCGATTTTGCTGCAATCTACGAGCAACCGCTCGCCGAGCAGCTACAGAGCTACTTCTCGATCTCGTTCGATGTGGTTGAGGAGGTTGTGCCACGCTGGCCGCTCACCGCCGACGTACGACCGGTGCCAAAGTACCTCCCGTTTCTCCCGTTCGTCGTTGCGAGCCTCGGAACGGTGCGGTGTCTCCCAACGAGTAGTCCACGGCCAACGGCCTCAGTTACACCAGCGATTGAAGAGTTCTGTCGAAACCGGGATGCTCGGGTCGCCAACGGCGACTTTACGCGTGCGATGCCGATCTCGCGGGAGAGACAAACAAGATCGTCTGACGATACGTCCGACCTCCCAGCTGACATCTACAGGCCGCCCGCGTCGGATAGTATCTCACAGATCTGGCTCGCCGATGGTTATCCGGTTCGAGCCGCTAAGCCGACGCTTGACGCGTTCCAGCGCCGGTTCGACGCGACCCCAGTTGACGGGTACGAGGTGGCCGTCGTCAGTAACGATACGGCGATGCAGGCAGAATCGGATGTCGTTGAACTGTACGAACAGCAAGATCAGATCGCGTTCGGAGTGACGATGCACGAAGAACTATCGAAACAGGCACTTCGAGGTGTGCTCACCGATGATTACGATCTCGTTCACTACGTGGGTCACGTCGACGGGAAAGGACTCCAGTGCACTGATGGATGGCTGGACACCCACACGCTCGAAACGGTCAGTACTCGGATGTTCGTACTCAATGGCTGTCGCTCCTATGTGCAGGGGAAAGGTCTGGTCGATGCTGGTGCGATCGGTGGCCTATGCACGCTCACGGACGTGGATAACGTATCCGCAACCCGTATCGGACGCACAGTTGCACGACTGATCAACACAGGATTCAGCCTCGGCGGTGCCCTTGATCTCATCAGCGAGGATTCTCTTATCGGACGGCAGTATACAATCGTCGGCGATCCCGGCACGGCGATCTTCCAAAATCCTGAAGATACACCAATTCTCACCGAAATTACGTACGCACCGGACGATGAAGTCATTGTGGACCTCTATGGCTATCCATCAATCCGGTCCCAAATAGGGATGCTCTACGTTCCGAGCGTTGGCAATACGGATATGTACTACCTCAATTGTGGCCATATGACCACTATTAATACCACTCATTCAGCAGTAACCGAAGATCTTCAACATGGACGCCACCCTGTTCGGGTCGATGGATCACTCTTGTGGAACAATGAAATTCCTGACGAATTTCTTGAGTAATTTGTAGAAAGTGTCAGGTCAAAATGTTCAATTCGAACTCGTATGGTCTACGGAATGATTACGGATACGTACTGAGCAACTACGGGCCACCGATAGTGTGACCATCAGTATCGCAGGTTAGTTCTGGGTGCTTTGCCGTGGTTGTCGTGATTGTATCGAACATCACATTTCTAACGACGAGATATTTGACAAAATATTTATTTAATCATTTTAAATAGAAACGTGTCGGATTAGAAGGAGAGGGACTGGTCTGTATCGATAGCAACGTCGTTACCAGACCGATACTCACGATATCTATATGAAACTAGCGTGAGCGATCATCGCAGCTTTGAGGCTTCGTCGCCGGAACAGCCAAACACGCCACTGAGTAATGCGCTCAGAAGGATCGTTCGAACGACGAGAAGTCCAGTGAGCTCTGCGGGATGATCGTTTTCGGACTGCACATCCCGTGTAGATGAGATCTCACGCTCTCGTGAGCGCGTAAAGTATTGCAGCCACTCCCCCTAAGTGTGCGGCGGTAACTACCAGCAGAATTTCTGCGTCGGTCGCTGCTGTTAGTATCGCTAATGCGTGCTGTGCGATGAACGGAACAGCGGTCAGGAGGACAATACCGACAGCGAGATACAGCATCGGCTGGCTCTCGTTGCGCTGATAGCCACGCACAGCTTGGTATGCGACGAATAGCCCGGCAGCAGCGGTGATCGCGGCGACAGCGAAGATGAGCAGCTCCGTGTTCGAACCGAACTCCGAGAGTTGCAGTACGCTCATTTTTTCACCCGATCCGATCGATCGTCGTCTCTTCCTGTCTGGGGAGAGCGTGCAATCCCGTAGATCGCATAGAGCATGGCCCCGAGCCCGAGCAGTTTACTCGTGTTCGCGGCGACCGATCGTCCGACCATCGAAACGGGAGTCAGGTTCGTCAACACCAGTTGGATCACGATCGGTCCGGTCGTGAGTAACACCAGTCCGATCGCAAGCGAGAGCCGAGCAGGGTCCCGGTTACGGAGATAGCCACGGAACACCAGATACGCAACCACGAGCGAGAGCGCTGCGGTCGTGAACAGCCCGAGAAGTACGAGAACAACGATGAACGGCGAACCACCGATTGCGGTTTGAAGAACTGGATACATGCTATCGTAACCCCTCGAAAAGGTCGGTGAACCGATCGGCGGCGTCTTTTGGCCGGTGTGTGACTTCGAGTTCGAACGCGCCATCGACCAGTTCGATCGTGATCCGTTCGAGACGTGCGCTGTACGTTTTATAATGATGTCCATCCCGATCGAGCTGCAACTGCTCAGCGAGGAGATCGTACTCTTGCAGACGCTCGATGCGTCGGTAGATGGTCGAAACTGACGCGTCACACGCATCGCTCAATTCGGAAGCCGACATGACTTGGTCGCTCGTGTGAAGGAGAATCGCATGGGCGTACTCGTCTTCGAGGAGCGCAGCGATCTCCCGGACATCGCTCTCCTCAGCCATTTCGAAACGGGAACCACCCGGGTCTGCATTTCAAAGGTAGTTCAGTTACAGCACGCGCGTCCATGCAATCGTTGTACCGCCATTCACCGGTTATCGACTTAAACGAAGGGTATCGTTGTCGGATGTCGCCTCCGAATCTTAGCGTAACGGTCGATTCGCGTGTCCTTGAACTACTTTGCTGAAAGGAGTCGTCGTCAACATCGAAGAGTCCGGTTGTACTCACGGTTGCGAAAATAGGCGTCGGTCCAGCCGACAACGATCAGGTTCCGATGGGACTGGCTCGGTCACCCTGCGTGATTGTTCGGTCGCTCCGGTACCGGTAGCTGTCGAGTGCCGCGCTTGGGATGGGACCCTCGCTCGCTCTATCTTCGAGGAGCATCAACATATAGTACTATGAAAGTAATTACTCGTTTTGAGGATACACATCAGCAGTGACAAAAAGATAAATATTATTACATTATCTTTTCTCGACTATCGCTGGCATCATTCAACAAGGTGGAGTGATAGTCGAGAAGATAGTACTTGTTTTCTTGTTCAGTCACGTCCGGAGACGAACGCATGTGCTACTATCTAACGCAATGGTGCATCTCTGAGCGCTGTACAAACAAGATGACACCGACCAGCTATTCGGCCTATTGTCGCTATTGTGGTTGTAAAACACGACATAGCGTCGATTGTTGAAATGCACATCAGACTGTTCTGACTGCTCAGCCTGAGATCGGATTACGACTGGCTCACGTAAACAGTCGAATCACTCTGTGTGCTTTTCTATTCTTCTGAGTGTACTCTGAAACTATCATTGTTACTTCTGTTTGATTCTATCTTGTGACCAAGCGATTCATCGTTGATGAATGAGCGAGTCGACATGTGTTGCTTGCGTAGTGCCGAATAGTGCGACTAACTTCATAGACCAGTTGTGATCGTTCAATATCGTTCGGCCATACAAGTATAAAATAATGAATATTGGCTTTGGGTGTCCTGCTTATTGCTAATTTGACTGTGTAATCAATTTTGACTAACACGATACGCTTGAGTGGTTCTCCAGCCACTGGCGATCGTATTGAAGTGATGTCGGCTACTGCAGCACGTTCATTCAAAAAAGCACTCTGCACGGTTGTTCAGGCATTCACTACGATGGCTCGTCGAGATCA
The nucleotide sequence above comes from Halocatena marina. Encoded proteins:
- a CDS encoding ABC transporter ATP-binding protein encodes the protein MATVTLDSLRKEFDSGRIVAVEDLSLQVEDGEFVTVVGPSGCGKSTTLRMIAGLEQPTSGRVLIGDTDVTETSARHRDVAMVFQNYALYPHKTVRQNMAFGLRMSTDLDTDERNEKVDETAAMMGIEELLEDRPSELSGGQKQRVALGRAIVREPDVFLFDEPLSNLDAKLRTTMRTEIQRLQEELGTTAIYVTHDQEEAMTMGDRLAIMNNGILQQTGAPTDVYVRPKNEFVGGFVGSPSMNMLDVSIERVSDGISLICEEQFEYTLNGESAHQIAQTDLSTARLGIRPENVTVVEDGIETTVEVVEPVGSDNYLYLDLGPEFIARVDAGIEPEMGDVIDVTFDESDVHLFDTSGESLLTEATLTA
- a CDS encoding alpha-amylase family glycosyl hydrolase, giving the protein MHHPGPPRFLHVGESIELAPRSPDVSGTYAWRVVDKPDGSTVTVEDREERSSSGSQTQSGDRERPKAPQAAGTAGDITEQSSVSSQTQSGDCAVVHFTPDVSGVYRVELAAPDGTHTQTIRAFPDPRREARFSVAAEDVDIDRAAVDHVAVIGQFNDFTMGTHRAEWRGDEWVLDTMLPPGTHEAIFALDDEFDPYATSKITVEGAGRPRVRLDGHREGSDVVVTATAQAAPEGSDPSVEFYLDDRTSLTASNVVIQDDTLRVSVDSLSELTRIHAVPVAEQHGIADTLALCPKGGGEFSFERPADPPAWVESATIYEIFVRTFAGTAETTFEAIERRVPYLESLGIDVVWFTPVCESPTKHGYHITDLFETASDLGTHDEFVSLIDRLHESDIKVIFDLVINHTSRDHPAFHLHRADVPAYADHYERIPTTQDTTEIEWAGDDAPGHYFTWTRIPNVNYDSLAVREWMLDVIDHWAPLVDGFRCDVAWGVPHGFWKEVRERMKARDPDFVLLDETVPRDAAFRENEFDLHYDTDLYSTLRDIGTGEKPATALFDALCASQRHGYPDEANHMRYIENHDEERYATACEAGSLRPAVAATFTLPGVPMIYSGQERGVPEQRGPMRWYDGDADLTAFHRRLIELRSEQPALRGTGVEPVECNTETGDSDRVVAYKRASQNETRIVVLNFGAIPVTVALDRTIEPVNLLDGTDVSCDAGVRIDDVGVFRTR
- a CDS encoding glucan 1,4-alpha-glucosidase, producing the protein MQLRDALDDYKRHRDDRTRFPGERRTRTGRFSGYDGRLIHVDEDGSIRDFSYPVFGLTGIARSRFGVRPVDSSVEELESQTAWFDTQSNRQRYHEDTALVVTDHETEYGTVTQYDLTLENIHVTHFDTNGADASLALVAVIGFAPDGRNTRIGQLHHDDAIEVYHASETDYLASATGFERVRGSAFGGFAELLDETPTEYPRAEPEKSYDEDLLSGDSLCVIPTSEGKATVTTLLTTRATKSRKAALDTVRTATAYDGGALEHAAKKQTERSVSSDLPHADAIATDLRVLSLLTGRSGLRIAGPEFDPYYAHSGGYGYSWFRDDAEISRFLFDADRQFDLGLGDWHTRSGAAYAETQLDDGSWPHRVWSFDTTLAPGWANSRIEGIGNEYQADQTASVTAFIGQCTDRGDVLERALDGLDDALADDGRPVTCQNAWEDMSGRFGHTAAVFLEAYAASAASNTADLTERATERADTVYEAIDDLWVDERGIYALREYGDGHEKRGTLDERCDSATLALANAHRAYARIGDIDADRLDRLVSHVEQVIDELWHDGSAVSGLVRYEGDRWRQREQPHEKIWTVSTAWGAHAAASLAAVLTDHGDERADRLAETARELLALILPSGPLSLDTGYLPEQVFDDGTPDSATPLGWPHALRTATIALMDEYDLLEEQPVTADG
- a CDS encoding helix-turn-helix domain-containing protein, yielding MAEESDVREIAALLEDEYAHAILLHTSDQVMSASELSDACDASVSTIYRRIERLQEYDLLAEQLQLDRDGHHYKTYSARLERITIELVDGAFELEVTHRPKDAADRFTDLFEGLR